The genomic stretch CCCAAAACAAAGAAACGAAAGCTAAAGCAACACAAAATAGAAGAcgaaaaaacaattaaaacttgTCGACCGGGACAATCCACAAATAAGATTATACATTCAGTTGTATGTAGAacattgtacaaccaaggtataagaattcgagcttatatgtattttttgttgagctaattcaaagttcatatTATTAATGTGTAATTGGTAGTTcagatactttctaataaagctcatattatttaacataaaacTCGGATACTTTATTACAAAGTTCGGATTCTATACCGTATAATTgatacaaccggttgtataatccatgaattgGGGACGATCCTCGGCCAAGCCACACCACCAATATCCTGCTGCATTAACCGAATTAATCGAGTCGGTAAAATATTTGGTTCCCAGATGACCGTTTGTTGAGCTTGCTCTACCCCCGCATTCGCCAACCAATCTGCACAATTGTTGGCTTCTCTGTATACATTGTTACCACAATGTATTTCTGTTTTTACAAATAATAATCCCCAAACTTTTCCGTATACTCCCCCAAACACCACCGTATTTGAACCGATGCTACTTTTTAATATTTTCCGACTCCTTAGTGAAAAAATCACGGAATTCCTATATTACCCCCACTTACTTACCTTCACTAACTTTACCCAAACATAACATACCCCATATTCAATCACTTTTTCCCCcaattcccccaaatcaatttatACATTCAAGCCCTAAATCCCTAAAATCCCCAAATCAATTCAGAATGGTGTGTCTTAAGAAGAAACTGAGAGACAATCTGCTCAAATCTTCCATAGTCCAATGAGGAAATGACAGAGAAATTCATAATGGTGTGTGAGAAAAAAAAGGGTATTTCGGCCTTGCATTCAAACCTAAGAACGAAAGATCAAGGATTGCAAACCCAATTATAGATGGGGACAAGCTTGAAACACAAATCAAGTTGTTTTATTTAGTATATTTGAATATTGTGATGAGCAAATAACAAGCAAACAGCAGTCGAGACCACATCCTTGGCATGAATCAACAGGACGGGGTTTGACCAGATTCAGCAACACAATTTATGCCCATTAATCAATTGCTAAAGACCAAAAACATGAACATAATAAGAAATTGATGATTAGAATGGGTCAATGGCAGACCCATAGAACCATAGAACCAATAATTTCACATTTCTATCTAGGCAACATACACAACATGCAAAACACAAGGGCACTTCTGTTCGTTCGACACAACATGAAGACATCTAACATCGCAATATGTGTAAGTAAAGTCTCTCAGATGTAATCGCCAATTACCATACAGACATACAGGGAACAATTGAACAAGCAATATGTGTAAGTAAAGTCTCCCAGATGTAATCGCCAATTACCATACAGACATACAGGGAACAATTGAACAAATCAGGAATTATCTTGTTGACATAATTCAGTGGCTTGCTAGCTGCAATATAATCCTTCTTAAAGAAAGAGTACACTGGCATTTGGTGAGGACCAATGAAAACTTGACACACGTTCAACGAATTCAAGCTCCTCTGCTGTTGTTAATCGATAATAATTGCTGCAAGGAATTATTACCAACTTGTCCAAGCAAGCCGCACTTCTGAGCACAAATTGAACTAGTTGAAGCCAACGATCCCAAGGTTTCGCACAGACATGGAAAGTGACACTCTTAAGTTTAGGCATCACGCAAGGAGATGAAAACTCTTCAGGGACCAAAACAGTACCGGCTTCATCCTTCCAATACTATGAAGTGAAAAGACCAAGAGTTAGTCAGCAGGGAAATGCATAAGCTAATATAACTAAAGTGTACTGAATACACCAACCTTTGAGTAAATAAGGAGTTCTTCCAAGTCTTTTAAACTTCTCATTAACTGATAAATGCCTAAGAAATAGTCTTCAGAAAACGCATCCAATTCCAAAACCACACACTTCCATCTATTTTGTGAAAGACACAAACATGGGATTGCGTCGAGGAATTGCTGAAATTGACATATAATGTCAGTAACGTCTCAATCACTGCTCAAATCACAGAGGAATAAGCCAAAAgttcatactccctccatcccgatCATTCGTTTATGTTTGGTTTTGCCACAAATACCACGAAAAGGGGACGGGACCATTTGCGGTGGTTTTTAGTGGATGACAAGCGGACCATAATGGATGTGTTTGAACAAATAACACATGAAAAACTTTCCtaatatagaaaggtaaacacatgaatgagacacccaaaatgtaacaggtaaacaaatgaccgggacggaggtaGTAGAGGAATAAGCCAAAAGTTAAGCAGTCAATAAATGATCAGTACTAAAAGAGTTGGCATATTAACATAATTTACTACGTGAGCACATGATTTAACATTAGGCAAGCTAACGGGTATGCTAACATTTGTTCTCATGCGTAGGTTGTGAGAGAAAAAATAAGGGTATTGGCAGTAGGAGAGTTGTTGCCCCCCTCCTTAAAGATGAACAAGTAATTCACCCCCTAGCATTTCAATTCGATTTCCACCACCCTAAACCTGAATCCTGGCTCCGCCATTGCCCCCTAACAGGCCTCGATAATGAACGTTGTCATAAATTAAAGGAAAGCATAATGTTCTTTTCAAGAAAGTATGAGAAATTACCACTGCAGCATCACGTGACAGTCGGAAAACTTCAACATCTTTAAACTTCCCCAAAAACATTTTAAGCATTGTATtatattcatcatcatcatcgtcagaAAAATATCTATCACTGAAAAAATCTTCAATGTGCAAATCACGAACAGAAGAAACATCAATGATGACTGGTAAGGAGCATACATTCAGAACCAAACTTTTAAGGTTGGGGATATCAAGCAACAAGAGTTTATTCTCCACGTAATATTCATACTCATACTCATGAACAAGAGATAATTTATCAATGTTTGGAGCAGTGAAACTCAGCTTCTTTATCTCACAAGGATTCACAATTCGGAGTTCTTGTAAGGAAGGGCATCCAGATATAAATTGTTGGAATGCTTCCTCACATATATCGACAGAGTCAAGCGATAACTTCTTTAGAGAGCCCAAGGTGACTTGCTGGGGATCAATTCTGAAACCACGGAGTTCAAGTGTAACAAGAGATTGACTTGTGAAATTAGGAAGGAACGAAACATCACATATAAAAGTATAAAATTTAATTTCCTTGGCTTCTCTACCCAACGCAAACCTCAACCAAATTTTTACATCATCAACATCCTTGCTTTCGAAAATCTCGCGGGGACAAAGAGAAAGATGAAATGTATCAATTGAGAGTCTTTTGTGAAGCATCAATACATTGCGGATGAAAATTTTGAACTGCCGAAAGCAATCGTTATTCCCTTGATAATTATTAAGGAATTCTTCAAAGTCAAACTTAAGAGTAGGAACCAAAGTCCAAAGGTTTCCAAAACGACGAAGCAAGACGGTTCTAACAGCATCAAAAGTGGGCAAACAACAAAGGATGTGGACAATAACTCGATCTGGCATTTCACTGAGTCTATCACGACCCACATCAACCTCGGAAC from Silene latifolia isolate original U9 population chromosome 2, ASM4854445v1, whole genome shotgun sequence encodes the following:
- the LOC141642676 gene encoding F-box/FBD/LRR-repeat protein At4g26340-like, whose translation is MKLSSRKRNRCSEVDVGRDRLSEMPDRVIVHILCCLPTFDAVRTVLLRRFGNLWTLVPTLKFDFEEFLNNYQGNNDCFRQFKIFIRNVLMLHKRLSIDTFHLSLCPREIFESKDVDDVKIWLRFALGREAKEIKFYTFICDVSFLPNFTSQSLVTLELRGFRIDPQQVTLGSLKKLSLDSVDICEEAFQQFISGCPSLQELRIVNPCEIKKLSFTAPNIDKLSLVHEYEYEYYVENKLLLLDIPNLKSLVLNVCSLPVIIDVSSVRDLHIEDFFSDRYFSDDDDDEYNTMLKMFLGKFKDVEVFRLSRDAAVQFLDAIPCLCLSQNRWKCVVLELDAFSEDYFLGIYQLMRSLKDLEELLIYSKYWKDEAGTVLVPEEFSSPCVMPKLKSVTFHVCAKPWDRWLQLVQFVLRSAACLDKLVIIPCSNYYRLTTAEELEFVERVSSFHWSSPNASVLFL